A DNA window from Hordeum vulgare subsp. vulgare chromosome 1H, MorexV3_pseudomolecules_assembly, whole genome shotgun sequence contains the following coding sequences:
- the LOC123414685 gene encoding uncharacterized protein LOC123414685 has product MEYYQHTNSGISNHGGTKEKRPPLKRGQLKRQIIRTISNLVLPRNDGAGAEKRAAGRAGFGTYN; this is encoded by the coding sequence ATGGAGTACTACCAACACACCAACAGCGGCATCAGCAACCACGGCGGCACAAAGGAGAAGAGGCCACCGCTGAAGAGGGGGCAGCTGAAGCGGCAGATCATCAGGACCATCAGCAACCTCGTGCTGCCGAGGAATGACGGCGCGGGCGCAGAGAAGCGAGCAGCAGGTCGCGCCGGCTTCGGCACCTACAACTGA